Genomic segment of Candidatus Flexicrinis affinis:
TTGATTGGGCAGGGTCGTGCAACACGTGAATAGGCAGGGGCCGGCATGAACGACGAATTCGACCCAAACTGGCTTGACGACTCGGATCAGCCATTTTCGGCAGATGATGGTGGTATGGACTGGCTTGATAGTATCGGCGGTGACGGCGAGAAGACGCCTGAATCCGAAGATATCGGCAAGCCATCGACCGGCGAATTTGACTTCGAGACGTTTGCGTTCAGCGATGCTGATGCGGGTGAGGATAGCAGCGCATGGCTGGCGGATTTGTCTGACAACCCGTTCGACGTCAAGCCGACCGAAGAGCCCAGCGAAGACCCGGGTGAGATCCCCGATTGGCTGCAGACCGATTCCGAAATTCCCGCGTATTCAACGCCCGAGCCGGCGCCTGAGCCTGCCGCCGAGGATTTCCCCGACTGGCTGAACACCAGTGAACAGCCGGCAGCAAGTACGGGTGAACCGGAGCCGGAAGACGCCGGAGAGATGCTGGCCCCGTGGCTGCGCGGTGCCGATATCGATGAAGAGGCGCTGGACAAGCCTGCGGGAGAGCGCGACTCCGGCACGCTGCCGACATGGCTGCAGGGCGCCGACGACCTCGGGGCGGAAGACGCCAATGCCTTCCAAGCCTCGTTCGATGACGTGGAATTCGAGGTCGAGGAACCGATCGAAGAGTCGGAAGACCTCTCTTGGATGACCGAAGCAGACGATCAGGCGGACGCGCAGTCCGACGAGCTGGCGGCCCTCCTGTCGCAAGGCGAGGGCGATGCTGGCGTGGACGATCTGCTGTCCGGCTTACTGCAGCCGACCGATGCGCAGGGCGAGGGCGACGTCGACTTGCTTAGCCTGCTGTCATCGAGTGGTGGCGATTCGGGCGCGCTGGCAAAGCCGGGCACCGGGCCGCAAGGCGACATGCAGTTTGCGGAAGACGACGATTTCCTTGCGTTCGACTCGTCACGGCTCAATTTCGACGAACTGCTCGGTCCGAACCCGATCAGCCGGCCGGCTGACATGGAACTACCCGAGTCGAACATTCCCGACTTCCTCAGCGATGTATCGGTCAGTGAAGTGAGCGCGGCCGCCTTTATGCGGCAGCAGCAAGAAGACCGTCCCATCGAGGAGCTTCCCGACGATTTGCGGGCACTACTGGACGAAGGCGTGACCGCCGTCACTGCCGCGCCGGGGGCGCCTGTTCCGCCGCCAGTGCTGGTCACCGAGGCGCCGGCGGCCAAACCGTCGCCGGGCCGTCGCGAGGACAAAGGGTCGCGCGGGACCGAGCTGATGCGGTCGATTGCCGCGTCTGCCGGGACTGCGCAAGGCGCGTCGGCCCAACCTGTGCGCGCACGCCGCCGCCTGCGTTACAACGTGCCGCGCCTGTTGATCGCTGCGTTGGTCGCTGCTGCGGTGATCTTGCCGTTCCTCGACGTATTCGAGTCGCTGCGGTTTGTGCAGCTTCCGCCGGTCTTATTTGGCGAGAAATCGCCGGCCGAGGCCGCCTACGCCATAGTTGACGAACTGTCCGAAGGCGATGTGATGCTCGTGGCTGTCGACGCGTCGCCGGGCAGCTTGAGCGAGATCGGCGGGGCGATGACGGCTGTGATTGCGCATGCTCGTGCGCGGCAGGCGACGCCGGTGATCGTCAGCACCGATCCGGTTGCTCTCGTCGCGGCTCAGCGCATGCTCGAAGGCGTACTGCCGGAAGATACGCGCAGCAAGCAGATCATTTTCGGCCGCTATCTGCCGGGCGATTCGCTCGGTGTGCGCGACTTAGCAGAGAATCCGCGGGACGCTCTTGCGTTCGATCACGACGGGCACCCGACGGATCTTGAGATTGGCAGCGTCGCCGACCTTGACTTGGTCGTCATCGTAAGCGACCGAGCCGACGGTATTCGGCAGTGGTCGGAACAGCTTCAGCCGCTCATATCGTCGCCGCTGGTGTTTGTGGTGTCGGCGTCAGCCGAGCCGCTTGCACGGCTCTATGCCGACAGCTACGGCGCGCCGTACGTGGTTGGCCTGCGCGACAGTATCACCTATCGCTCGCAGTTGTCTGCCTACAGCGGCCCGGACGGCTTGATCGGCTTCGGCATCACACCGTCCGCCACGTTCACGTCCACGCCGACACCGACCAGTACGTTCACGCCGACGCCGACCAATACGCCGACGGCGACCAACACGCCGACTTCGACCCTTGAGCCAGCGGCGGCTCAGGCGACAGCTGATGCACTGGCAACCGCCCGTGTGACGCCGACGTTTACCTTTACGGCGACCAACACGCCGACCGCGACGGCGACGGCGACCGCGACGAGTACACCGACACATACGCTGACGCCGACCAATACGGCGACGCCCTCACGCACGCCGACGATCACGCCATCGCCGACGTTGACTTTTACGCCTTCGGCGACGTTCACCGCGACGTCTACGCCGACCGTGACACCGACCGATACGCCGACGGTTGAGCCGACGACCGGATCGACGCAGGCAGTATCGGCGACACCATCGCGTACCCCCTCCGCCACAGCGACTACCGGCCCGGCGGCCACCTCCACACCGACGCCCACGCCGACCAGTGCCGCCACCGATGATCTGGTCGCGGTCGTCATCGCACCCACGCGCATCAACGTGCGCGCTGGCCCGGGCACCAGCTTCCCGGTGATTGGCTCCGCCGGCCCGGGCGACCGCCTGCCGGTGCTCGGTTTCAACGAAGCTCGGACGTGGGTCAACGTGGAAGTGCTCGGCCCGCGCAGCGGTTGGGTGAGCGCATCGCTCGTGCGCATCGAAGGCGACACCAGCGCGATTCCGGTCGTCTCCGTGCCGAGGCCGGCGCTCGGCATGTCGGTCAACGCGCAGTTCGCTGACGCGGACGAGATGGATGAAGCGCGTTACAGCGCGATCTATGTCGGCGTGGTGGTATCCGCTGCGCTGATCATGATCGGGACGATCATCGGCGTCATTCGCGGCATCGCCCGCAGGAGGAAGTAGGTCATGCCCGTCTCCGAAATCGGCCTCTGGGCGGGCTTCATTCTGACGCTGCTGGTGTTCAGCGCGGTGTTGGGCGACAACATTCTGTACCGTCTCGCCGTGTACGTGTTTGTGGGCATGTCCGCCGGCTACGCGGCCATCGTGACGTGGAACAGCGTGCTCGTGCCGTGGATCCGTTCGACCATCCTCAGCGGCGAACCGCTGCGTGTCGTGCTTGGCGTGATTCCGCTGGCCTTGGGCGGGCTGCTGCTGTTCAAGTCTTCGACCCGCTTGAACCGGCTTGCCGGCCTGACCATGGCGCTGCTGATCGGCGTCGGCACCGCTGTCGCACTGATCGGCGCAACCAGCGGCACGCTCGTCCCGTTGACGCTGGGCGCGACCCGTCCCGGCCTCGACCTGCCGAGCTTTCTGGTCTCGATTGCCGGCGTGGTGTGTTCGCTGGTGTACTTCCAATATCTCGCTGTGCGAACGGCAGACGGGGGCAGCAGGCGCAGCCTTCCGATCTCGACGCTGGCCTTCTTCGGGCAGGGCTTCATCGTGATTACGTTGGGCGCGCTGTACGCTGCCGCGATACTCAGCAGCCTTGCCGTGTTCAGCGACCGTGTAGCGTATGTTCTCGAGTTTCTCAAGCTGGGTGGGGGATAACCGATGTCGATCCTCGCCGTAGATTTCGGGAGTGTACACACACGCGCCGTCCTTATCGATCAGGTTGACGGGACTTATGAGCTGATTGGCTTTGCGCGTACCCGTACGACGGATGGATTCCCCGCGTACGACGTCAAGGTCGGGCTCGATCGAGTTATCCAGCAGCTCACCGCATCGACGGGTCGTCGCTTCGTCAACGACACCGGCATGATCATTACACCGGAGCAGCAGGATCGGTCCGGCGTCGAGTCGTTCGTGATCACCGCAAGCGGCGGCCGTCCACTACGTGCCGTGATTGTCGGCCTGCGTGAAGACGGCAGTGTCGCCGCGGCACAGCAGGCCCTCTCCAACACGTACGTTGACGTGGTCGAAACGCTGTCTCTCGAGGACGGACGCGATCGTGACGAGCGGCTCAATGCCGTGCTGCACGGATATCCAAACATCGTCGTCATCACGGGGGGTGTCGAACACGGCGCCAGCGAGAGCGTGATGGAACTTGTCGAGAGTGTCAGACTGGCCGTAGCCGTCATGGACAAGCGCCGTCGCCCGCAGATCGTATATGCCGGGAACAGCAAGCTGGCTCCGCGTGTCACTGCGGCTTTTCAGGGTATCGGTGAGGTTGCGCTTGCGGCAAACGTACGGCCCGCCGCCGCCAAAATCGACGTGGCCCCGCTGCGCGCGCAGATGACCGAAGCGTTCAACCGGTTTGCAGAAACGCGCAGTTCAGGATTCTCCGATCTGGCGGCGCTTTCGGTCGGCGGCGTTCAGCCGACGGCGCGCGGGTACAGCGCGATCGCGTCGTATTTCGCCCGACTCAACGATGCGCGCGTCATCGTCGTCGACATTGGCAGCGCGGTCTCGATTATGTGCCGCGCAACCCCGCGTGAGTCGCAGTTTGCGATCCGCACCGATCTCGGGGTGGGCCACAATGCCCTGACACTTTTGAACACGGTCGATCCTCAGGACCTGCTGCAGTGGCTTCCATTTGCCGGGGCAGAAGAGGCGCTCCACACACACGTTTACAACAAGTCGCTGCGACAGGGCATCGTTCCATTTTCGCTGCGCGAGTCGTTTGTCGAGCACGCACTGCTTCGCACAGCGCTCAGAGAGATCGCTGAGTCTATCGGCGCTGGGCGCGGTCAGGCAGCGGATTTGGTCGTATTGGGTGGCGCAAGTATCAATGAGACTGGGCGGCCCGGCTATAGTATCTTGCTCGCCCTCGACGGGCTTGAACCGGTCGGCGTCACGCGCTTCTTGGCCGACCCGTACGGACTGACTGCCGCGCTGGGCGCGGTGGCTGGCCGGCGGCCCGACGCGGCCTCGCAGGTCGCGGATGGCAACGGCTACGCAAGTTTAGGGACGGCAATTAGCGTCGGCGGACGTCCCCGCTTTGACAAACCCGCGGTTGAAGTCACGGTGGAGGCCGACAACGGCGCCAAGACCACCGTGACGGTCAACGGCGGCCATCTTGTACGCATTCCAGTTCCAATTGGCGTAACGGCTGTCGTTCGCGCCCGAGTCGTCGGGCGCGGGCTTGATATCGACGGCAGTCGCAGCCAACGGTTCAAGGTGTACGGCGGCGGCGCGGGAGTCATCATCGACGCGCGCGGCCGGCCCCTTGCGCTCGATATGCCCGATGACGTCAAAGCCACCTTGATGCTGCAGTGGATCGCTGAAGTGACCGGCGACGAACCGCGTCCGGTCGAAATGCTTGGTGGCGGGTCGACGTTGTTCGGCGAACGACGCGCCGAAAGCCCGACCGAACCGTCGCGCGTGCGCCAGCGCCAGTCTCGGCGCGACCGCCGGCGCGGTAAGCGCCAAGAGCCGGAGGCCGAACCGGAACCGGACTTCGGCGACAGCGACACGACTATCGAGGATTTGCGCAATGCACTATCCTGAGCAGCGCCCAATCGTCAAGCTTGCGGTGATCCAGCGCCGCGTGACGCTGCCGGAGCAGGCAAGCGGCCTCGTCACCGTGCTGCCTGACCAGCGTGTCGATGTGCGCGACGTAGTCGTGCGCGGGCTGGTCCCGGGCGAACATCTCGTACTGGATGCAAAGGCGTACTTTCGCCTGCGTAAGGCGGAAGATCTCGCGCCGCTGCTCAGGGTGCGGGCCGACGATGAAGTCGATGAGATTACGGTGCTGGCGGGTAAAGAGTCGGGCCGTGGGCGCAAGTTATACTCCCCGGTACGCGGCCGGGTTGCCGCCATTGTGAACGGCCTGATTCTGATCGAGCAGCTCAACGACGTGCTCGATCTCGAGGCCGGTGTGCGCGGTCGCGTCAGCGACGTACAATCCGGTCGCGGCGCCGTGATCGAAGCGTCCGGTGCATACGTGCAGGGATTCTGGGGCAACGGTCAGCGCGCGATCGCCGTGCTGCGGGGCGAAGCAAGCACCGCGCTGGAAGATCTCGACGCCGACCAGTTCTCGTCGCCCTTCCACAACGTAATCGTCGTGGTGCGCCGTGGAATTACGCAGCGGATGATCAATGCGGCGCGTAATTTGGGCGTGTCGGGCCTCGTGGGGCCGTCCATGCCGGTATCGTTGTTGGGGCATGCGCTCGGCCAGCCGTTTCCGATCATGTTGACCGAGGCGTTTGGTGAAACACGCGTCAACCGCACGCTCAATCAGTGGCTGATCGAACACGAAGGTTCGCAGGTCGTTTTGGATGCATTCGAGCCGACCCCGTGGGATACACGCCGGCCGGAGATCGTGATGACCATCGCCCCGAAACCGGGCGAAACGCCGGTGCGCCCGAACTTGATGCTGACGCTTCGACCCGGTATGACCGTCCGGGTGATCGGCGCGCCGTATACCGGTATGTCTGGCGTAGTGTTAAATTTGCCAAGCGACCCGGTTTTGTTGGACAATGGGATGCGATTTGTGTGTGCCCAAGTCGAGTTAAGCAGCGGAGAGCGCATTTTTGCACCGCTGGCGAATATTGAGGTGAGCGGGCGGTAACTAGCGGGACTGCGGCCGTTCGGCCACCACCAGCGAGGAGACGGGAATGACCAACCGTAACGATGACGACTTCAACTTCGACGACGATCTGTTCGGCAGCGACTCCGGCGGGGCGGGCGACAGCGAATTCAGCTTCGACGATTCCGCTTTGGATGAACTCGGCGATATTGGAGAAGACGAGTTCTCGTTCGAAGACGAAGGAGGCGGCACTAACCGGACGTTCGTCATCCTTGCCTTCCTGATCATTCTGCTGTTCATCGCGGGCGTGGTCGCGATCATCTATTTCGCGCTGAATCGTGGGCCGACCGAAATCGACGTCACGCGCACTGCAATTGCTGAGTTCAACTCAACACAACAGGCGTTCCTTGAAGAGACCGGCACGGCGTCCGCGCTTGACGCGCGTTCGACCGCAACCGCAGCGGTGATCGCCGTGACGTCGACCGCCGAGGTGAACGCACTGTTGGCGACGGGTACCGCGCTGGCTATTCAGCAACTCGAGACACAAGGCGTATTCTTGACGCAGCAAGCCGCGACCCAAGCCATCATCGGGGCCACGCAGACGGCGCTGGCACAGCCCACGGCGACTCCTTCTCCTGATCTGACGCAGACTGCCGCGGCCGTGCAGACCGAGCTTCCGCCGCTCGTTGCCGCAACGGCGTTGGCGCAAACGCAGATCGCGGCAGATGCCGCTGCAACGGCGGCACAGGAAGCGGCCAATGCGGCCGCAACGTCGACGCAAGCCGCAGCGGAGTTTGCTGCAACGGCGACCCAGCTTGCCCTGCAGACGACGTTAAGCTCTGAGGAGGCGACCCAGCGCGCCATCGACGCGGCCAACGCCGCAGCGACCGCTGCCGCCCTGCAGACCGAACAGGCGGCTAACCCGCCGACAGCCACCGGTCAGATCACACCGGGCGGTATCAGCCCGGCCGACGTGCTGATGACGGCGACGGCTTTGGCACAGACCTTGTCGCCACAGACACCGGTATCCACGCCGGGTACAGTCGGGACACCGTTCCTTATCCCGACACTGCTGCCCGAAACCGGTCTGTTTGACGATATCACAGGCGCCGGGGCAGGGGGTATCGGCTTGCTCGCGTTGATCGCG
This window contains:
- a CDS encoding SH3 domain-containing protein yields the protein MNDEFDPNWLDDSDQPFSADDGGMDWLDSIGGDGEKTPESEDIGKPSTGEFDFETFAFSDADAGEDSSAWLADLSDNPFDVKPTEEPSEDPGEIPDWLQTDSEIPAYSTPEPAPEPAAEDFPDWLNTSEQPAASTGEPEPEDAGEMLAPWLRGADIDEEALDKPAGERDSGTLPTWLQGADDLGAEDANAFQASFDDVEFEVEEPIEESEDLSWMTEADDQADAQSDELAALLSQGEGDAGVDDLLSGLLQPTDAQGEGDVDLLSLLSSSGGDSGALAKPGTGPQGDMQFAEDDDFLAFDSSRLNFDELLGPNPISRPADMELPESNIPDFLSDVSVSEVSAAAFMRQQQEDRPIEELPDDLRALLDEGVTAVTAAPGAPVPPPVLVTEAPAAKPSPGRREDKGSRGTELMRSIAASAGTAQGASAQPVRARRRLRYNVPRLLIAALVAAAVILPFLDVFESLRFVQLPPVLFGEKSPAEAAYAIVDELSEGDVMLVAVDASPGSLSEIGGAMTAVIAHARARQATPVIVSTDPVALVAAQRMLEGVLPEDTRSKQIIFGRYLPGDSLGVRDLAENPRDALAFDHDGHPTDLEIGSVADLDLVVIVSDRADGIRQWSEQLQPLISSPLVFVVSASAEPLARLYADSYGAPYVVGLRDSITYRSQLSAYSGPDGLIGFGITPSATFTSTPTPTSTFTPTPTNTPTATNTPTSTLEPAAAQATADALATARVTPTFTFTATNTPTATATATATSTPTHTLTPTNTATPSRTPTITPSPTLTFTPSATFTATSTPTVTPTDTPTVEPTTGSTQAVSATPSRTPSATATTGPAATSTPTPTPTSAATDDLVAVVIAPTRINVRAGPGTSFPVIGSAGPGDRLPVLGFNEARTWVNVEVLGPRSGWVSASLVRIEGDTSAIPVVSVPRPALGMSVNAQFADADEMDEARYSAIYVGVVVSAALIMIGTIIGVIRGIARRRK
- a CDS encoding glutamate mutase L, which translates into the protein MSILAVDFGSVHTRAVLIDQVDGTYELIGFARTRTTDGFPAYDVKVGLDRVIQQLTASTGRRFVNDTGMIITPEQQDRSGVESFVITASGGRPLRAVIVGLREDGSVAAAQQALSNTYVDVVETLSLEDGRDRDERLNAVLHGYPNIVVITGGVEHGASESVMELVESVRLAVAVMDKRRRPQIVYAGNSKLAPRVTAAFQGIGEVALAANVRPAAAKIDVAPLRAQMTEAFNRFAETRSSGFSDLAALSVGGVQPTARGYSAIASYFARLNDARVIVVDIGSAVSIMCRATPRESQFAIRTDLGVGHNALTLLNTVDPQDLLQWLPFAGAEEALHTHVYNKSLRQGIVPFSLRESFVEHALLRTALREIAESIGAGRGQAADLVVLGGASINETGRPGYSILLALDGLEPVGVTRFLADPYGLTAALGAVAGRRPDAASQVADGNGYASLGTAISVGGRPRFDKPAVEVTVEADNGAKTTVTVNGGHLVRIPVPIGVTAVVRARVVGRGLDIDGSRSQRFKVYGGGAGVIIDARGRPLALDMPDDVKATLMLQWIAEVTGDEPRPVEMLGGGSTLFGERRAESPTEPSRVRQRQSRRDRRRGKRQEPEAEPEPDFGDSDTTIEDLRNALS